In Clostridium omnivorum, the DNA window ATTGAGGATATGGTAGTAGGTCTTGAATGCATATTCCCAGATGGACATGTTGCAAGAATTAAAAATGTTCCTAGACGTGCTGGAGGACCAGATATAAGACATATTGTTATAGGTAACGAAGGAACCTTATGTTATATAACTGAAGTCACAGTTAAAATATTCAAGTTTTTCCCTGAAAATAATAGGTTTTATGGATACCTTGTAAAAGATATTGATACCGGGATTAAGGTATTAAGGGAAGTTATGGTGAATGGATATCGCCCATCTGTTGCTCGTACTTACTCAGAGGAAGATGCAAGACAACACTTCTATCATTTTTACAAAGGTAAATGCGTTTTGATATTCATGGCAGAAGGTAATAAAGGCATGGTAGAGGCTATATCTAGTGGAATAGAAGAAGCAGTTGAAAAATACAAAGATGGTATTGTTGAACAAGTGGACAGCAAACTCATTGAAGATTGGTTTAATCACCTTAATTGGTCACAGCAAGATATCGATGATGAAGTCCAAGGAATGATTGATAATGATAAGCATGATGGATTCACTACCGAAATTTCAGCTAATTGGGAAGTGATACCGCAAATTTATTACAATGTTATTAATAGAATTAGAAATGAATTCTCCCGTGCAAATGACTTAACTATGTTAGGCGGGCATTCATCTCACAGTTATATAAATGGAACTAATATGTATTTTGTTTATAATTATGATATAAATTGTGCACCAGAAGATGAAATGAGAATTTATCACCATCCAATACAAACTATCATTGTAGAAGAAACCTTAAAGCTTGGTGGATCGATGTGTCATCACCATGGAATAGGAAAGTATCGTAATCAGTGGACAAAAGAAGAACATGGTACAGCATACTATATGCTAGAAAAACTAAAAGAAGCCTTTGATCCAAAGGGTATCATGAACTTTGGAACAATATTTCCTCAAGAAGAAGGAATAAAATATCAAAAATAAAAATTAGTTAAAAGTTAAATACTATTTGCGCAAATAGTTAATTAAATAATGAACAACTCAAATAATCTTTTATTTCTACAAGTGTTAAATCAAATCTTAAAATCTTAACTAATCTGTCCTTTAAGACTATACTTCATTTGTTTTACTAATTTATTGCAATTATAAACTTGGCTTGAGTAATAATTAAAAATAATCCTAATAAATGAAAGGGGCAAATTTATGAAAAATGATAATTTTAAAAGGTATTTTCAATTCATGCTAATTGTTTTAGCAGCAGGGGCAATTTATCCTATAATTTATTTAAAAACAAATTATCAAGAAACTCTTTTGCAGGTCTTTAATATGACTTTACCTCAATTGAATTCTATTTATTCTGTACTAGGAATTGTATGGGTAATTGGTTACTTCCCAAGTGGATTGATAGCTGATAAATTCTCTGCAAAATGGTTAATAGCTATTTCACTTTTTGGAACAGCAGCAGGCGGCTTTTGGTTTGCTCAGATTCCTAGTTCCAGTAATGTAGCAATTATTTATGGTATTTGGGGTATATTCTCTGTATTTACTTTCTGGAGTGCTCATATGAAGCTTGTTAAGCTGCTATCTACTAAAGAAGAAGAAGGTAGATTTTTCGGAATACTTGATGGTGGACGTGGTGTTGTAGAAGCTTTACTTGCAAGCTTTGCACTTTATATATTCACAAAAGTATTAGGCGGAAGTACAAATTTAGCAGATAAAAGATCAGCAATGGTTTCCATTATATATATGTACACAATAGTTATATTTGTAATTGCAGTTCTTGTTACAATCTTTGTTGAAGATGATAAGAAGAGTGCATATCAAAGTAAAACTAGTGGAGGTTCAAAGCAAAAGGTTACTCTAGCTGACTTTGTAAAGGTATTCAAAAATAAGTATGTTTATATAATGGGCGGAATTATATTCATGTCCTATGCAGTATATTGGACAGTTTATTACCTTGGAGGGTTCCTTCAAACAAATGCTGGTGTTGATGCAGTATCTGTAGCAGCTATCATGGTAGTTGTTCTTTGGATGAGACCCGTAGGTGGAGTTATTGGAGGCTTTTTAGCAGACAAGTTTGGAAAAGAAAAAACACTTGCTGGAGCACTTATAGGAGCTGTGGTTTGTCTTATATTAATAGCTAGTTTATCTGGTGCAGTAATAGGGAAGACAGGTTTCTATATTCTAATTGTAATAACAGGTATTTTTCTATATGCTATTCGTGGTACCTATTGGTCACTTCTTGGTGATGCAAAGATTGATATCAGCATAGTTGGAGCAGCTATTGGTTTCATATCTTTTGTTGGATACCTTCCAGACATTATTTTGCCAAAATTCAATACCTTCCTGTTTAATACCTTTGGAGGTAATGGCGGATATAATGCATACTTCATAGCCAGTGCAATAATGGGCGTTATTGGTATAACATTAGTAGCTGTCTTTGCTACTCTAAATAAAAAGGAAAAAGTAACTAATGAAAATAATTTGTCTGTGTAAGTTCGTTCCTGATGTAGATAACTTTAAATATGATTATGAAAAAAATGTGCTGGTAAGAGAAAATGTAAAGTTAATTCTTAACCCAGATGACGCTTGTGCACTGGCTTTTGCTCTAAGAATAAAAGAAAAGTATAAAGACACCTTCGTAGAAATAGTTAGTATGGCACCCTTAAGCATAATTCCTTATTTAGAGGATTTACTAAGACGAAATGTGGACAAGGCTACCCTTATTTCTGATAGATTGTATGCAGGCAGTGATACTTACGTAACTAGTAAAATCATAGCTAGGTATTTAGAAGATGAGGAATATGATTTTATTCTTACTGGAACTCATTCCTTGGATGGGGACACTGCCCACATCCCATCTCAAATTGCTGAACTGCTTCAAATTGCTCAGCTATCAAATATTGTAAAGGTATATGAAGAAAGCCTAGATAATGATAGTATTGTTGTTCAGGTTGACTGTGAGAAAAACACAACAAAATATGAAATAGCTCTTCCTTGTGTATTGAGTATAGGAAAAGAGAGTAAGTATAAATTACCTTTTATAAAATACAAGGATTTAGAGCTAGATGTAAAAGATAGAATATTAGTACTTTCAAATGAAGAACTAGGATTTTCTGAAAATGAAGTTGGCCTTGAAGGCTCCCTAACAAAAGTGAATAGGACATATACAAAGGAGTTTCTTAAAAAAGAAAAGGTAACAGTGCATAATGATGATGAAGGAATTGAAGTGGTGTATAAATTTTTAAAAGATAAGGGATTTGTATGACAATGAAAAGAAGTTTAATCTACTTTGATGAAGAGGATTTTCAAAATTCTATAGATTTTTTAGAAGTAGTAAGTCAAATGTATAAAGATATTGAATATGAAACCTATGCAGTTTGTTTTAATAATAAAGGGGATGCTGCTGTAAGCAAGTTTGATTATTTAATATCTGTTAAAGATGAAAGAATAAGGAACTATGATATTTCAAATATCACAAATTGTATAGAAGAATTGCAGAATAGCTATGCTTTTGACAGTATCCTTATACCAGCCACATATTTCGGAAGAATGCTAGCGCCTAGGCTTGCTATGAGACTTAAAGTAGGGTTAGTTGCTGATGTAACAGATATTAAAAATTGTAATGGCTTAGTGGAGATGGTGAGACCAGCCTTTAGTGGAAAAATTATGGCTGGTATAACTAGTAAAAACTGCAGCCCGATTATGATGAGTATTAGGCCAAATGTTTTTCATATTACTTCAGCCTTATCAAAAAACACTCAAACTATTAAGTTTCATCCGAGCACAGTAGAGGCAAGTAAGATTAGGCAGCTAGAAGTGAAGCAAAAGGAAAAAGCTAAGGATATAAGAGAAAGCAAAGTTTTGGTTTCTGGTGGCGGCGGCGTAATAGATAATTTTGAGCATCTAAGCTTGCTAGCAGATGAGCTAAATGCAATGGTAGCAGCTAGTAGAAGAATAGTTGATAGTGGTATTGCAACTAGAAGCATTCAAGTTGGTCAATCTGGAAAGACTGTAAGTCCCAAGCTATACATTGCACTTGGAATTTATGGTTCCCTTCAACATATAGAAGGGTTAAAAAATGTTGAAAATATAATTTCTGTAAACATAAATAAGGATGCACCTATTTGCAGTTTATCAGATATTGTTGTTGAAGGAGATGCCATAGAATTTATTGATAAATTAGTAAAAAAAATAAATGAAAATGGGAAAGAGGAGGAAAAATTATGAATATTACAGATTTTAACATGAATTATTTTTCTTTAAAGGGGAAGAACGCAATTGTAACTGGAGGTAACACAGGACTTGGGCAGGCATTTTCCTTAGCATTAGCAAAAGCAGGAGCAAATATAATGATGCCTAGTATTATGCCAGATGATCCTGAATTTAATAAGGTTATTGAAGCTGAAGGCGTAAAAGCTGTATACATGGAAGCTGATATTACAAAACCAAGTGTACCTAAGCAAATAGTTGAAAAATGTGTTGAAGTTTTAGGCTCAGTTGATATATTAGTAAACTGTGCAGGAATTTGTATTTGCAAGCCAGTTTTAGAATTTGGCAGAAGCGAATGGGATACTATGATGTCAATTAATCTTACAGCAGCTTTTGAAATGACTCATGAAGTTATACAGTATATGATTCCACAGAAGAGCGGAAAGATTATTAATATATGCTCAATGTTCTCCTTCTTAGGGGGACAATGGTCACCAGCTTATACTGCATCTAAGCATGGTATCGCTGGTTTAACAAAAACGTATTGTGATGAATTAGCACAATATAATATTCAAGTTAATGGTATAGCACCAGGATATTTTAAGACTAAAGCAGCAGAATTTTCAATGAATGATCCAGAAAGAAACAAATGGATTATGGACCATACACCAGAAGGAAGATGGGGAGATGTTGCTGATTTAATGGGAGCAACTGTATTCCTAGCAAGTGAGGCTTCTCACTTTGTAAATGGTCATGTTTTAGCAGTTGATGGTGGTTTCTTAATGAGATAGTAGAAATATAATTATTGCAAAACTAAGGTTTTTGTTTATGCAAAAGCCTTAGTTTCTAAGTATTTATTTAGGGAGGTATTGACATGAGCGATAAATTTATTGTTGGAGTAGATAGTGGTTCCCAAAGTACTAAAGTTTTTATTATTAACCAAAAGGGTGAAGTAATATGCAGTGCCAGTGAAGGTCTAAAGCCAATGATGGCAAGAGAACCTGGCTATGTTGAGCATCCGGATGATGATTTATGGGATAGCCTTAAAATAGTTTTTAGAAAAGTCATGAAGGAGTTTAAAGGTGATGCTAAGGATATAATGGGCTTGGGGCTTTGTTCTATTCGATGCTGCAGAGTATTTATGAAAAAGGATGGAACACTTGCTGAACCTGTTATGAGCTGGATGGATGTACGTTCTTATAAAAAGTATGAAGACCAACCTGAAATAGGTTACACTTGTCCGACTTCAGGGTATTTAACACATAGATTGACTGGAGAATTCAAGGATACTGCAGCAAATGCTTTTCAATGGCAATTCCCTGTAGATATGGATACCTGGGATTGGTCTAAAGATGATGAATATTTCAATAGTTTTAATATCCCTAAAGAAAAATTACTAGAATTGCAGATGCCGGGTACAATACTTGGATATGTAACTGAAGAAGTAGCAAAAGAAACGGGACTTCCTGTCAATCTTCCAGTTGTAGCTACGGCAAATGATAAAGCAGTTGAAGCTCTAGGTTCAGGTCTTATAGAACCAAACGTTGGATTTATTTCCTTGGGAACTTATATAGCTTCAATGGTATGTGGAAGCAAAAATGAGGCAGCTCCTTCAAACTTTTGGACAAATCTATCTTGTATTCCGAATAAATATTTGTATGAAAGTAATGGTATAAGGCGTGGAATGTGGCTTATATCTTGGTATAAAGGTATCATTGGGGAAGAATATGCAGCTAAAGCAAAAAGTGAAGGCTATTCTGTGGAAGATTATTTAGCAAAAGAAGCAGTTAATGTGCCAGCGGGTTCAGATGGATTACTTACTATCCCTGATTGGCTTGCTCCTGCAGATCAACTATATCGAAAAGGCGTTATCCTTGGATTTGATGAAAGACATACAAGAGGCCATATATATCGTTCACTTTTGGAGGGTATAGCTTTAACTTTAAAGAATAACTATGATGCAATGATTGATGAGCTAGGTATAAAACCTGAAAAGATAATAATTTCAGGTGGAGGCTCTAATAGTGATTTATACATGCAAATTTTTGCAGATATGTATGGGGTGAAAACTGTTAGAAATGAAATTAATGGTGCAGCAGCCATAGGAGCAGCAATCTGTGTTGCTGTGGCTACAGGTATGTATAGCAGTTTTGACGAAGCAGTTAAAAATATGGTAAAGCAAAAGGATGAATTTATCCCAAATGAAGAAAATCATAAAATTTATAATAAAATAAATTCCGAAGCTTATCGTGATTTACCGAAGCTTATGGAAGAAACCTTAAAAACAGTTTATAAGGCTTGTAACTAGTTTATGCACATATAAAGTTATACCTAGGGAGGAAACCTATGAAGCCTTTAATACTTGTTACAAATGATGATGGTGTTTACTCCCCAGGTTTATGTGCAGCTGCTGAAGCTGTACAAGACCTGGGAGATTTGCTTGTAGTTGCTCCAAGATATCAACAAACAAGCATGGGACGGTCATTTCCTAAGAGCAGCGATGTTGGAATTATAGAAAAGGTTAAGTTAATAATAAATGGATGTGAAATAGAAGCTTATGGGGTGCATGGTTCTCCAGCACATGCGGTATCTCATGGTATATTGGAATTAGCTTATAAAAAACCAGACCTATGTATCAGTGGTATAAACTACGGAGAAAATTTAGGGCTTTCTATTACTTGCAGCGGAACAGTAGGTGCGGCTTTTGAAGCTGATAGCTATGATATTTCGTCTATTGCTGTTTCTAGACAGGCAGATTTAAGCATTCAACATGCTAGTGATTATAAAAATATGGACTTTGAAGCTTCAAAAAAAATAATTAGGGAGCTGGCTGTTGATATACTGAAAAATGGGCTGCCTGATGAAATAAGTATTCTTAATGTTAATGTTCCAGATAATGCAGCTGCTAATACTGAGGTTAGAATTACGAAACAAGGCAGAAGCAATTATTCCGTATTCAAAAAACCGGAAGTAAGAGATTTTAGTAAGAGTTATGTATTAAGCTCTGAAATGGATGCCCATATTAACAAAAGTGATAAGAATAGTGACGTGTATGCAATTTATTTTGATAAAGTAATTTCTATTACGCCTCTGACTTGGAATATGTCAGCAAATACTAATTGGGGATTTAAAAGGAGTAGTTCGAATACTAACAATTAAGCGTAATAGAAGTATTACATTTATGGAAAAATACCATAGATGATTAGGAGGGGCAAAATAATGAAAAAGATAAAACCTATAGTTTTCTTTCCACCGGTTATTCTGCTGATTGCAGCAGTAATTATGAGCTTTGTAAATAAAGATGCCTTTGGAAAAGCTGTTAACGGAGCCAACTCATGGATTTTGGTTAATTTTGGGTGGTTATTTAGTTTGAGCGGAATTATATTTTTAGTAATAATAATAGGATTATATTTTTCTCCTTTTGGAAAAGTAAAAATAGGAGGCTCTAAAGCAAAGCCAATGCTTGGAAGATTTGAATGGTTCTCAATAACTTTAACTACAGGCATAGCTATTGGAATACTTTTCTGGGCAACAGCTGAGCCAATGTATCATTTAACAGCACCACCAAAATCATTAGGAATTGCACCTAATTCACCTGAAGCAGCAATATTTTCAATGTCAACTCTAATGCTTCACTGGACTTTTACACCATATGCTATATATACTATCCCAACAATAATATTTGCTTTTGTTTATTATAATATGAAAAAACAATATAGTTTAGGGTCTACACTATATCCATTAATCGGAGAAAAATCCTATGGAACAGGTGGGCAAATAATTGATGCTATCTGTCTTTATGCCTTAGTAGGTGGAATGGCTGCTTCACTTGGAACAGGAGTTCTAACAGTTTCAGGTGGACTTAACTATATGTTTGGAATTAAGAGTAACTCCACACTATGGCTTTTTGTTGATATAGCCATAGTTGCAGCTTTTGTAATTTCTGCTATTACGGGACTTATGAATGGAGTTAAAAATCTT includes these proteins:
- a CDS encoding FAD-binding oxidoreductase, translating into MDKEKVLVDLKNMLLEEQINTNYDDLYDAAADRYKKYAKAKKVLDVPVPTAIVYPKSVVEVRKLLVYCNENGINVIPRSGKTATEGGLENWKEIAIVIDGKNLNKIIKIDPYNMEATVQAGVPLQVLEDELRKIGYTAGHSPQSKPVAQYGGLVATRSIGQFSTLYGGIEDMVVGLECIFPDGHVARIKNVPRRAGGPDIRHIVIGNEGTLCYITEVTVKIFKFFPENNRFYGYLVKDIDTGIKVLREVMVNGYRPSVARTYSEEDARQHFYHFYKGKCVLIFMAEGNKGMVEAISSGIEEAVEKYKDGIVEQVDSKLIEDWFNHLNWSQQDIDDEVQGMIDNDKHDGFTTEISANWEVIPQIYYNVINRIRNEFSRANDLTMLGGHSSHSYINGTNMYFVYNYDINCAPEDEMRIYHHPIQTIIVEETLKLGGSMCHHHGIGKYRNQWTKEEHGTAYYMLEKLKEAFDPKGIMNFGTIFPQEEGIKYQK
- a CDS encoding MFS transporter → MKNDNFKRYFQFMLIVLAAGAIYPIIYLKTNYQETLLQVFNMTLPQLNSIYSVLGIVWVIGYFPSGLIADKFSAKWLIAISLFGTAAGGFWFAQIPSSSNVAIIYGIWGIFSVFTFWSAHMKLVKLLSTKEEEGRFFGILDGGRGVVEALLASFALYIFTKVLGGSTNLADKRSAMVSIIYMYTIVIFVIAVLVTIFVEDDKKSAYQSKTSGGSKQKVTLADFVKVFKNKYVYIMGGIIFMSYAVYWTVYYLGGFLQTNAGVDAVSVAAIMVVVLWMRPVGGVIGGFLADKFGKEKTLAGALIGAVVCLILIASLSGAVIGKTGFYILIVITGIFLYAIRGTYWSLLGDAKIDISIVGAAIGFISFVGYLPDIILPKFNTFLFNTFGGNGGYNAYFIASAIMGVIGITLVAVFATLNKKEKVTNENNLSV
- a CDS encoding electron transfer flavoprotein subunit beta/FixA family protein → MKIICLCKFVPDVDNFKYDYEKNVLVRENVKLILNPDDACALAFALRIKEKYKDTFVEIVSMAPLSIIPYLEDLLRRNVDKATLISDRLYAGSDTYVTSKIIARYLEDEEYDFILTGTHSLDGDTAHIPSQIAELLQIAQLSNIVKVYEESLDNDSIVVQVDCEKNTTKYEIALPCVLSIGKESKYKLPFIKYKDLELDVKDRILVLSNEELGFSENEVGLEGSLTKVNRTYTKEFLKKEKVTVHNDDEGIEVVYKFLKDKGFV
- a CDS encoding electron transfer flavoprotein subunit alpha/FixB family protein → MTMKRSLIYFDEEDFQNSIDFLEVVSQMYKDIEYETYAVCFNNKGDAAVSKFDYLISVKDERIRNYDISNITNCIEELQNSYAFDSILIPATYFGRMLAPRLAMRLKVGLVADVTDIKNCNGLVEMVRPAFSGKIMAGITSKNCSPIMMSIRPNVFHITSALSKNTQTIKFHPSTVEASKIRQLEVKQKEKAKDIRESKVLVSGGGGVIDNFEHLSLLADELNAMVAASRRIVDSGIATRSIQVGQSGKTVSPKLYIALGIYGSLQHIEGLKNVENIISVNINKDAPICSLSDIVVEGDAIEFIDKLVKKINENGKEEEKL
- a CDS encoding SDR family oxidoreductase, whose amino-acid sequence is MNITDFNMNYFSLKGKNAIVTGGNTGLGQAFSLALAKAGANIMMPSIMPDDPEFNKVIEAEGVKAVYMEADITKPSVPKQIVEKCVEVLGSVDILVNCAGICICKPVLEFGRSEWDTMMSINLTAAFEMTHEVIQYMIPQKSGKIINICSMFSFLGGQWSPAYTASKHGIAGLTKTYCDELAQYNIQVNGIAPGYFKTKAAEFSMNDPERNKWIMDHTPEGRWGDVADLMGATVFLASEASHFVNGHVLAVDGGFLMR
- a CDS encoding FGGY-family carbohydrate kinase; this translates as MSDKFIVGVDSGSQSTKVFIINQKGEVICSASEGLKPMMAREPGYVEHPDDDLWDSLKIVFRKVMKEFKGDAKDIMGLGLCSIRCCRVFMKKDGTLAEPVMSWMDVRSYKKYEDQPEIGYTCPTSGYLTHRLTGEFKDTAANAFQWQFPVDMDTWDWSKDDEYFNSFNIPKEKLLELQMPGTILGYVTEEVAKETGLPVNLPVVATANDKAVEALGSGLIEPNVGFISLGTYIASMVCGSKNEAAPSNFWTNLSCIPNKYLYESNGIRRGMWLISWYKGIIGEEYAAKAKSEGYSVEDYLAKEAVNVPAGSDGLLTIPDWLAPADQLYRKGVILGFDERHTRGHIYRSLLEGIALTLKNNYDAMIDELGIKPEKIIISGGGSNSDLYMQIFADMYGVKTVRNEINGAAAIGAAICVAVATGMYSSFDEAVKNMVKQKDEFIPNEENHKIYNKINSEAYRDLPKLMEETLKTVYKACN
- the surE gene encoding 5'/3'-nucleotidase SurE; this encodes MKPLILVTNDDGVYSPGLCAAAEAVQDLGDLLVVAPRYQQTSMGRSFPKSSDVGIIEKVKLIINGCEIEAYGVHGSPAHAVSHGILELAYKKPDLCISGINYGENLGLSITCSGTVGAAFEADSYDISSIAVSRQADLSIQHASDYKNMDFEASKKIIRELAVDILKNGLPDEISILNVNVPDNAAANTEVRITKQGRSNYSVFKKPEVRDFSKSYVLSSEMDAHINKSDKNSDVYAIYFDKVISITPLTWNMSANTNWGFKRSSSNTNN